One Elaeis guineensis isolate ETL-2024a chromosome 10, EG11, whole genome shotgun sequence genomic window carries:
- the LOC140852228 gene encoding uncharacterized protein, with amino-acid sequence MATPSLHQIKRGYNQNQKEALRVTRRRDKKALFQLYQALDEVTFERIAEATSAKQAWDTLSIIFKGEEKVKRIRLQQLRGEFEVATMKETENIFNYFSRILVIVNQLKRNGEKIDDVRVVEKILRSLTPRFEHIVVAIEEANDVDTLSINALMGKLQVHEQKKQNKIEAANTEQILQSKVEEASSKGKDQRQSQAFRDASSNIRGGSNNYRGRGRGRSHGQGGYNGGRGRTPNFNNGRGGRRGEHGRGRRLNGGRDQARSNVQCYNCHKYGHYSYECWNNEQSNYFESKNQEGEPTLLLACQQNGDLKNVWFLDLGATNHMCGRKDLFVELQEGVHGDVKFGDFSKVPVKGRGKIMIQQKNGTSDFISNVYYVPDLKSNILSIGQLLEKGYIIHMKGSSLTLRDWNGKLIACVQMAKNRMFPPLLKIDSQKCL; translated from the coding sequence ATGGCTACACCGAGCCTACACCAGATCAAAAGAGGGTACAATCAAAATCAAAAGGAGGCTTTGAGGGTTACAAGGAGGAGAGACAAGAAAGCTTTGTTTCAATTGTATCAAGCCTTGGATGAGGTGACATTTGAAAGAATTGCTGAGGCAACTTCTGCAAAGCAAGCATGGGATACTCTCTCCATCATAtttaaaggagaagaaaaagtgaaACGAATCCGACTACAACAACTACGGGGAGAATTTGAAGTCGCCACCATGAAGGAGACGGAGAATATCTTCAACTACTTTTCTCGAATATTGGTTATCGTAAACCAATTGAAGAGGAATGGAGAGAAGATAGATGATGTTCGAGTGGTGGAGAAGATACTTCGGTCTTTGACACCGAGGTTTGAGCATATTGTTGTCGCTATTGAAGAAGCTAATGATGTGGATACTCTATCCATCAATGCGTTGATGGGTAAACTTCAAGTCCATGAACAAAAGAAGCAAAATAAAATTGAAGCAGCTAATACAGAGCAAATACTTCAATCAAAGGTGGAGGAGGCTAGTAgtaaaggaaaggatcaaaggcaATCTCAAGCATTTCGAGATGCTAGTAGTAACATAAGAGGTGGTAGCAACAACTACCGTGGTCGTGGTCGAGGCCGTAGTCATGGTCAAGGaggctacaatggtggaagaggcCGAACTCCAAATTTCAACAATGGAAGAGGTGGTAGAAGAGGTGAACATGGTCGAGGTAGAAGATTAAATGGAGGTCGTGACCAAGCAAGATCCAATGTCCAATGCTATAATTGCCACAAATATGGGCATTATAGCTATGAGTGTTGGAACAATGAGCAAAGCAACTACTTCGAATCCAAAAACCAAGAAGGAGAGCCAACTCTTCTTTTGGCATGCCAACAAAATGGAGACTTGAAGAATGTGTGGTTTCTTGACTTAGGAGCCACAAACCACATGTGTGGAAGAAAAGACCTATTCGTGGAGTTGCAAGAAGGGGTGCATGGTGATGTGAAGTTTGGGGATTTCTCTAAAGTTCCCGTCAAAGGAAGAGGCAAGATCATGATTCAACAAAAGAATGGTACGTCTGATTTTATTTCCAATGTATATTATGTGCCAGACTTGAAGAGTAATATTCTAAGTATTGGCCAACTTTTGGAGAAGGGTTATATAATTCATATGAAAGGGTCATCACTAACCTTAAGAGATTGGAATGGGAAGCTGATTGCTTGTGTCCAGATGGCGAAGAACAGGATGTTTCCTCCTCTCTTAAAGATAGATTCTCAAAAATGCTTATAA